One Actinomadura viridis genomic region harbors:
- a CDS encoding NAD(P)/FAD-dependent oxidoreductase, whose amino-acid sequence MSQGTPSRETFVIVGAGLAGAKAAETLRMEGFGGRIVLVGEEVERPYERPPLSKGYLLGKQAAEQAHVHEAEWYDRHDVEFRPGVRAVSIDRPGNRVALSSGEPVRYDRLLLATGASPRRLQVPGADLQGIHYLRSMADATALREALAPGGRRVVVAGAGWIGLETAAAARAYGNEVTVIEPEATPLHSALGPEVGGLFADLHRAHGVNLRLDQGVAGFWGAGEVSAVVTSGGQEIPADVVIVGIGVRPRTELAEAAGLEVSDGVLVDQSMRTSDPAIFAAGDVAGMYHPLLGRRIRVEHWANALNGGPAAARAMLGQAVSYERVPYFFTDQFDLGMELSGIAAPGEYDQVVFRGDVPGREFIAFWLAEDRVVAGMNVNVWDVTDQIQALVRSDEQIGAERLTDPGVPLHELI is encoded by the coding sequence ATGTCCCAGGGGACGCCGTCCCGAGAGACGTTCGTCATCGTCGGCGCCGGCCTGGCGGGCGCCAAGGCGGCGGAGACCCTGCGGATGGAGGGCTTCGGCGGGCGCATCGTCCTGGTCGGTGAGGAGGTCGAGCGGCCGTACGAGCGGCCGCCGCTGTCGAAGGGCTACCTGCTGGGCAAGCAGGCGGCCGAGCAGGCGCACGTGCACGAGGCGGAGTGGTACGACCGGCACGACGTCGAGTTCCGGCCGGGCGTGCGGGCCGTCTCCATCGACCGGCCGGGGAACCGGGTCGCGCTGTCGTCGGGTGAGCCGGTGCGCTACGACCGGCTGCTCCTGGCCACCGGGGCCTCGCCGCGCAGGCTGCAGGTGCCCGGAGCCGACCTGCAGGGCATCCACTACCTGCGTTCGATGGCGGACGCGACGGCCCTGCGGGAGGCGCTCGCGCCCGGCGGGCGGCGGGTCGTGGTGGCCGGGGCGGGGTGGATCGGCCTGGAGACGGCCGCCGCCGCCCGCGCCTACGGCAACGAGGTGACGGTCATCGAGCCGGAGGCGACCCCGCTGCACTCCGCCCTCGGCCCCGAGGTCGGCGGGCTGTTCGCCGACCTGCACCGCGCGCACGGGGTGAACCTGCGGCTGGACCAGGGCGTGGCCGGGTTCTGGGGCGCGGGCGAGGTCTCGGCCGTGGTCACCTCCGGCGGCCAGGAGATCCCGGCCGACGTGGTGATCGTGGGCATCGGGGTGCGGCCGCGCACCGAGCTGGCCGAGGCGGCGGGCCTGGAGGTCTCCGACGGCGTGCTGGTCGACCAGTCGATGCGCACGTCCGATCCGGCGATCTTCGCGGCGGGCGACGTCGCCGGCATGTATCACCCCCTGCTGGGAAGGCGGATCCGGGTGGAGCACTGGGCCAACGCCCTCAACGGGGGCCCGGCCGCCGCCCGCGCGATGCTCGGGCAGGCGGTGAGCTACGAGCGGGTCCCGTACTTCTTCACCGACCAGTTCGACCTGGGCATGGAGCTGTCGGGCATCGCCGCGCCGGGGGAGTACGACCAGGTGGTGTTCCGCGGCGACGTGCCGGGGCGCGAGTTCATCGCCTTCTGGCTGGCCGAGGACCGGGTGGTGGCCGGGATGAACGTCAACGTGTGGGACGTGACCGACCAGATCCAGGCGCTGGTCCGGTCGGACGAGCAGATCGGCGCGGAGCGCCTCACCGACCCGGGCGTCCCGCTCCATGAGCTGATCTAA
- a CDS encoding MFS transporter → MVTQTINTLARARTAVTVAFLVHGLIGAAWVARIPQIKRELGLSDGSLGLALLGAPVGVVLAVRFAGWTVARWGSRATTLAAGVAAAVSLVPLGLAWNLGALTCSLVLMGGSLGLMDVAMNAQGVAVERRYGRPLMSGLHGAYSIGTLVAALVGSGAAHLGVPVPVHLSVAAVVLSAALLLGCRDLLDRSADALPSQDPVPGPAAVADPEARTTAPSPHSPLAAGRWTLALLGVIGLCSFVGEGAMADWSAVHLRETLETGPGVAGLGYAGCAVAMAVGRLAGDRVVARFGPVPVLRAGSLVAALGLGFGLLAGNPVAAVLGFTLFGLGVAPVAPVTFSAAGNLPGVPAAAGISRVTAVGYLGLLGGPPVIGFVAQAVGLTWALAVPVVLVGLIVLMAGATASAGR, encoded by the coding sequence GTGGTGACACAGACGATCAATACGCTCGCCCGGGCGCGGACCGCCGTGACCGTGGCCTTCCTCGTGCACGGTCTCATCGGGGCGGCCTGGGTGGCGCGCATCCCGCAGATCAAGCGCGAGCTGGGGCTGAGCGACGGCTCCCTGGGCCTGGCGCTGCTGGGCGCCCCGGTCGGCGTGGTCCTGGCGGTCCGGTTCGCCGGATGGACGGTGGCGCGCTGGGGCAGCCGGGCCACGACGCTGGCGGCCGGGGTGGCCGCGGCCGTGTCGCTGGTGCCGCTCGGGCTGGCGTGGAACCTGGGCGCCCTCACCTGCTCGCTCGTCCTGATGGGCGGGTCGCTGGGGCTGATGGACGTGGCGATGAACGCCCAGGGCGTGGCGGTCGAGCGGAGGTACGGGCGCCCCCTGATGTCGGGGCTGCACGGGGCGTACAGCATCGGTACGCTCGTCGCCGCCCTGGTCGGCTCGGGGGCCGCGCACCTGGGCGTGCCGGTCCCGGTGCATCTGAGCGTGGCCGCCGTGGTCCTGTCGGCGGCGCTGCTGCTCGGCTGCCGTGATCTGCTGGACCGTTCGGCCGACGCGCTGCCCTCCCAGGACCCGGTGCCCGGCCCGGCCGCGGTGGCGGACCCGGAGGCGCGCACGACCGCGCCCTCGCCGCACTCGCCGCTCGCGGCGGGACGGTGGACCCTGGCCCTGCTGGGCGTGATCGGGCTCTGCTCGTTCGTCGGGGAGGGCGCGATGGCCGACTGGAGCGCGGTGCACCTGCGCGAGACGCTCGAGACCGGTCCCGGCGTCGCGGGGCTCGGGTACGCCGGGTGCGCGGTGGCGATGGCGGTCGGGCGGCTGGCCGGCGACCGTGTCGTGGCGCGGTTCGGGCCGGTGCCGGTGCTGCGGGCGGGCTCGCTGGTCGCCGCGCTCGGGCTGGGCTTCGGGCTGCTGGCCGGGAACCCGGTGGCGGCCGTGCTCGGGTTCACGCTGTTCGGGCTGGGGGTCGCGCCGGTGGCCCCGGTCACCTTCAGCGCCGCGGGCAACCTGCCGGGGGTGCCCGCGGCCGCCGGGATCTCGCGGGTGACGGCGGTCGGCTACCTGGGCCTGCTGGGCGGCCCGCCGGTGATCGGGTTCGTGGCGCAGGCGGTCGGGCTGACCTGGGCGCTGGCGGTGCCGGTGGTGCTGGTGGGGCTGATCGTGCTGATGGCCGGGGCGACCGCCTCCGCGGGCCGCTGA
- a CDS encoding GtrA family protein gives MSRSTPVKTAPAAFSHRTFLRELLTFGLVGFLGTVITIGGANLMRHLLGGSPLTSVVVPTVASTLSSYLLNRHWTFRHRDSDGSGREVVIFFGLNGVGMGIQVLCTAVTYYALGLHGGLAYNAGLVVGLALASAFRYWSYRKWVFTPAAA, from the coding sequence ATGTCGCGGTCAACGCCGGTCAAAACGGCGCCGGCCGCCTTCTCGCACCGGACATTCCTGCGCGAGCTCCTCACCTTCGGTCTCGTGGGCTTCCTCGGCACCGTGATCACCATCGGCGGGGCCAACCTGATGCGCCACCTGCTGGGTGGGAGCCCGCTGACCAGCGTGGTGGTGCCGACCGTCGCGTCGACCCTCAGTTCCTACCTGCTCAACCGGCACTGGACGTTCCGGCATCGCGACAGCGACGGCTCGGGCCGGGAGGTTGTGATCTTCTTCGGGCTGAACGGCGTCGGGATGGGCATCCAGGTGCTCTGCACCGCGGTCACCTACTACGCCCTCGGCCTGCACGGCGGGCTGGCCTACAACGCCGGGCTGGTGGTCGGGCTCGCGCTGGCCTCGGCGTTCCGCTACTGGTCGTACCGGAAGTGGGTGTTCACCCCGGCCGCCGCCTGA
- a CDS encoding LVIVD repeat-containing protein: MAGVVLAISSVVAAPAASADIPGKDEIVKSPNISHLANIPKEGPFANVNALNSDWAFQGKYAFGGNYEGFTIYDISKPATPKVVTQVHCPGAQNDVSISGNLLFLSTDRSMSDDSCQAVPMPATEKAAWEGIKIFDISDVRNPRYVKAVETKCGSHTNTLVPGKKGTAYIYVSSYSPSDTFPDCKPPHDLISIVKVPLKNPTAAAVISEPVLFPNGGNPGDPAGTPWPNGTSATSGCHDLTAYPAKNLMAGACMGDGVLFDISNPEKPTTITSVRDDENFAFWHSATFNNKANKIVFTDELGGGGAATCNTTIGPEKGANAIYDIVGKGAKRKLEFRSYYKIPRPNADTENCVAHNGSLIPVKGKDIMVQAWYQGGISIYDFTDSSKPKEIGWFDRGTFADTLVTGGSWSAYYYNGYIYSNDIQKGLDVLQIKDKATDKGARVKLDELNAQSQPDYFDQD; this comes from the coding sequence CTGGCGGGGGTCGTGCTGGCGATCTCGTCGGTCGTCGCGGCACCCGCCGCCTCGGCCGACATCCCCGGCAAGGACGAGATCGTCAAGTCGCCGAACATCTCCCACCTGGCGAACATCCCGAAGGAGGGGCCGTTCGCCAACGTGAACGCCCTGAACTCCGACTGGGCGTTCCAGGGCAAGTACGCCTTCGGCGGTAACTACGAGGGCTTCACGATCTACGACATCAGCAAGCCCGCGACCCCCAAGGTCGTCACCCAGGTGCACTGCCCGGGTGCGCAGAACGACGTGTCGATCTCCGGGAACCTGCTGTTCCTGTCGACCGACCGCTCGATGAGCGATGACTCCTGCCAGGCGGTGCCGATGCCGGCCACCGAGAAGGCCGCCTGGGAGGGCATCAAGATCTTCGACATCAGCGACGTGCGCAACCCGCGCTACGTCAAGGCGGTCGAGACCAAGTGCGGGTCGCACACCAACACGCTCGTCCCGGGCAAGAAGGGCACCGCGTACATCTACGTGTCCTCCTACTCGCCGAGCGACACCTTCCCGGACTGCAAGCCGCCGCACGACCTCATCTCCATCGTCAAGGTTCCGCTGAAGAACCCGACGGCGGCGGCGGTCATCTCGGAGCCGGTGCTCTTCCCGAACGGCGGCAACCCCGGTGACCCGGCGGGCACCCCGTGGCCCAACGGGACCTCGGCGACCTCCGGGTGCCACGACCTGACCGCGTACCCGGCGAAGAACCTCATGGCCGGCGCCTGCATGGGCGACGGCGTGCTGTTCGACATCTCGAACCCCGAGAAGCCGACCACCATCACCAGCGTGCGGGACGACGAGAACTTCGCGTTCTGGCACTCGGCCACGTTCAACAACAAGGCCAACAAGATCGTCTTCACCGACGAGCTGGGCGGCGGCGGCGCGGCCACCTGCAACACCACCATCGGCCCGGAGAAGGGCGCCAACGCCATCTACGACATCGTCGGGAAGGGCGCCAAGCGCAAGCTGGAGTTCCGGAGCTACTACAAGATCCCGCGGCCCAACGCCGACACCGAGAACTGTGTCGCGCACAACGGCTCGCTGATCCCGGTCAAGGGCAAGGACATCATGGTCCAGGCCTGGTACCAGGGCGGGATCTCGATCTACGACTTCACCGACTCGAGCAAGCCGAAGGAGATCGGCTGGTTCGACCGGGGCACGTTCGCCGACACCCTCGTCACGGGCGGCTCGTGGTCCGCGTACTACTACAACGGCTACATCTACTCCAACGACATCCAGAAGGGCCTGGACGTCCTGCAGATCAAGGACAAGGCCACCGACAAGGGCGCGCGGGTCAAGCTCGACGAGCTGAACGCCCAGTCGCAGCCTGACTACTTCGACCAGGACTGA
- a CDS encoding DUF305 domain-containing protein gives MRQRIALVAMTSALVAGVLGGCSGGEEPEKAAPKSTMLVPGKPGEPNKTAMMASEPAKPPVAAEVRFVEMMIPHHRQALEMAVLAPERASGEQVKSLAERINLGQKVEISAMEAWLRRNAPKASGGQGGHGGHGGASAPATAGSHAGMPGMATPEQMERLKAARGTEFDRLFLTLMITHHQGALTMVKDAIDKGNDLFVQELVRDVRSSQQAEIDRMRALMPKD, from the coding sequence ATGCGGCAACGGATCGCGCTGGTGGCCATGACGTCGGCGCTGGTCGCGGGGGTGCTGGGTGGTTGCTCCGGAGGGGAGGAGCCGGAGAAGGCGGCCCCGAAGAGCACGATGCTGGTCCCGGGGAAGCCCGGCGAGCCCAACAAGACCGCGATGATGGCGTCGGAACCGGCCAAGCCGCCGGTCGCCGCCGAGGTCCGGTTCGTGGAGATGATGATCCCGCACCACCGGCAGGCCCTCGAGATGGCCGTGCTGGCTCCCGAACGGGCGTCCGGCGAACAGGTGAAGTCGCTGGCCGAGCGGATCAACCTCGGGCAGAAGGTGGAGATCTCCGCGATGGAGGCGTGGCTCCGCCGGAACGCTCCCAAGGCCTCCGGCGGCCAGGGCGGTCACGGCGGTCACGGCGGGGCCTCCGCCCCGGCCACCGCGGGCTCCCACGCGGGCATGCCGGGCATGGCGACCCCCGAGCAGATGGAGAGGCTGAAGGCGGCGCGCGGCACCGAGTTCGACCGGCTGTTCCTGACCCTGATGATCACCCATCACCAGGGCGCGCTGACCATGGTCAAGGACGCCATCGACAAGGGCAACGACCTGTTCGTCCAGGAACTGGTCCGGGACGTCCGCTCCTCCCAGCAGGCCGAGATCGACCGCATGCGCGCGCTGATGCCCAAGGACTGA
- a CDS encoding carboxymuconolactone decarboxylase family protein, producing the protein MAERMDLTRTAPGAWAGFLRVHKAIRDSPLDRTVEELVKIRVSQLNGCAYCVDLHIRDARRLGEPEERMHHLTVWPKSPLYSGAERAALAYAEAVTRREPVDDDLWETLRKHFDEESLGNLVALVSLINAMNLFGVPLNKRPPAPGD; encoded by the coding sequence ATGGCGGAGCGAATGGACCTCACGCGGACGGCCCCGGGGGCGTGGGCCGGATTCCTGCGGGTGCACAAGGCGATCAGGGACAGCCCCCTCGACCGGACGGTGGAGGAGCTGGTGAAGATCCGCGTATCGCAGCTGAACGGCTGCGCGTACTGCGTGGACCTGCACATCCGTGACGCCCGGCGGCTCGGCGAGCCCGAGGAGCGGATGCACCACCTGACGGTCTGGCCGAAGTCGCCGCTCTACTCCGGCGCGGAACGGGCGGCGCTGGCCTACGCCGAGGCGGTCACCCGCCGGGAACCGGTGGACGACGACCTCTGGGAGACCCTGCGCAAGCATTTCGACGAGGAGTCCCTGGGCAACCTGGTGGCGCTGGTCTCGCTGATCAACGCCATGAACCTGTTCGGCGTCCCCCTGAACAAGCGTCCCCCGGCCCCCGGCGACTGA
- a CDS encoding LLM class F420-dependent oxidoreductase, producing the protein MRIGLQVPSFTFPGGPEQIGPTYGRMAREADQAGLDSFWVMDHFFQIRDVGPSEEPMLEGYSALAYAAALTERITLGTMVTGVTYRHPGILVKTVTTLDVLSGGRAWLGVGAAWNDEESRGLGVEFPPTAERFERLEETLRIAHQMWKGDEKPFHGEHYRLERPLNSPPPVRRPHPPILVGGSGEKKTLRFVAKYADACNLFDGGELPRKLEVLREHCEREGRDFAEIEKTALTFMLDGPPSVDRAVDTVGRLAEAGIDHVIFSQATGQDLAGLLGEALAQTAEIVPAGR; encoded by the coding sequence ATGCGCATCGGACTTCAGGTCCCCAGCTTCACCTTCCCGGGCGGGCCGGAACAGATCGGCCCGACGTACGGACGGATGGCCCGCGAGGCCGACCAGGCCGGGCTGGACTCGTTCTGGGTGATGGACCATTTCTTCCAGATCCGCGATGTCGGGCCGTCCGAGGAACCGATGCTGGAGGGCTACTCCGCGCTGGCGTACGCGGCGGCGCTGACCGAGCGGATCACGCTCGGCACCATGGTCACCGGGGTCACCTACCGGCATCCCGGGATCCTGGTGAAGACCGTCACCACGCTCGACGTGCTGTCGGGCGGGCGGGCCTGGCTGGGCGTCGGCGCCGCGTGGAACGACGAGGAGTCGCGCGGGCTGGGCGTGGAGTTCCCGCCCACCGCCGAGCGCTTCGAGCGGCTGGAGGAGACCCTGCGGATCGCCCACCAGATGTGGAAGGGCGACGAGAAGCCCTTCCACGGCGAGCACTACCGGCTGGAACGGCCGCTGAACTCACCGCCGCCGGTACGCCGCCCGCACCCGCCGATCCTCGTCGGGGGCTCCGGGGAGAAGAAGACGCTGCGGTTCGTCGCCAAGTACGCCGACGCCTGCAACCTCTTCGACGGCGGGGAGCTGCCGCGCAAGCTGGAGGTCCTGCGCGAGCACTGCGAGCGCGAGGGCCGCGATTTCGCCGAGATCGAGAAGACCGCGCTCACCTTCATGCTCGACGGCCCGCCCTCGGTGGACCGGGCCGTCGACACGGTGGGCCGGCTCGCCGAGGCGGGCATCGACCATGTCATCTTCTCCCAGGCCACCGGGCAGGACCTGGCCGGGCTGCTGGGCGAGGCGCTGGCGCAGACCGCGGAGATCGTCCCCGCCGGACGCTGA